The Thermodesulfobacteriota bacterium sequence TTTCTCAGGTTATCATAGGAGAGGATGGATATCCTGCTCCATTAGTTGCTCCTGACCCACGGGCCTTTGCCTTGCATAAATTATGGTTAAGTGAACAAACGGATCGTGAACCAATAAAAAAACAGCGGGATTATGATCAGGGGCTGGCGGTCGCGCAACTCATTATTCAATATTTGCCGCAATATCAGTTTAAAACGTCCGAGCTTCGCATGTTCCCAAAGGATGTGGTTCGAAGTGCAAAAGAAAAGATTTTAAATATTGATCTGCCTGCAGGGATAGATTTTAAAGAATGAACAACGGGAGCCAAAGCTTTTATTTATATTATCATTAGCTCAAATAAACGTTGTTATAAATAATCGGGGGATCTGAATATGAGACATGTATTCCGCTTGATGATTATCTTGCCTGTGTTTGTTACGATATTCTTGCCAGATATTTCTCTATCCGCAAAGAGTCAAAAAACCGCCCTGGTTATTGGAAATGGCGCATATACTTCATCTCCTCTTCGTAATCCTGTTAATGATGCTTCCGATATAGCATCTGCGCTAAAGAAACTTGGTTTTAAAGTTCTCCTTAAAACTGATGTCAATCAAAGAACAATGAAAAAATCCATACGTAATTTTGGTAAAGAATTACTTAATGGAGGAGTGGGTCTATTCTATTATGCCGGCCATGCCATGCAGGTTCATGGCACCAATTACCTTATTCCAATTGGTGCACGGATTGAGTCGGAATCAGATGTCGAATATGAAGCCATTGATGCAGGTAGGGTGCTCGGCAAGATGGAGGATGCCGGGAATGGGTTAAATATCATTATCCTTAATGCTTGCAGGGATAATCCTTTTGCCCGAAGTTTTAGAACATCTGAAAAGGGTTAGCCAGGATGGATGCACCGACAGGTTCAATACTGGCTTATGCAACCGCACCAGGTTCTATAGCTGCTGATGGAACAGGCCGGAACGGTTTGTATACATCCAAATTGCTAAAGCACATGGCAACACCCGGATTAGAAATAGAAAAGGTCTTTAAAAAGGTACGAGTAGATGTGCTAAGGTCGTCTCAGAAAAAAC is a genomic window containing:
- a CDS encoding caspase family protein, giving the protein MRHVFRLMIILPVFVTIFLPDISLSAKSQKTALVIGNGAYTSSPLRNPVNDASDIASALKKLGFKVLLKTDVNQRTMKKSIRNFGKELLNGGVGLFYYAGHAMQVHGTNYLIPIGARIESESDVEYEAIDAGRVLGKMEDAGNGLNIIILNACRDNPFARSFRTSEKG